One window of the Salvia splendens isolate huo1 chromosome 1, SspV2, whole genome shotgun sequence genome contains the following:
- the LOC121752390 gene encoding ethylene receptor-like isoform X1 — translation MEYCNCFESPWPADELLMKYQYISDFFIALAYFSIPLELIYFVKKSAVFPYRWVLVQFGAFIVLCGATHLINLWTFNMHTRTVAVVMTTAKVLTAAVSCATALMLVHIIPDLLSVKTRELFLKNKAAELDREMGLIRTQEETGRHVRMLTHEIRSTLDRHTILKTTLVELGRTLALEECALWMPSQTGLELNLSYTLHHIMPVGLSVPIQLPVINQVFNTSHAVKISPSSPVAWLRSSGNNMPGEVVAVRVPLLHLSNFQIHDWPELSTKRYALLVLTLPSNSARQWHVHELELVEVVADQVAVALSHAAILEESMKARDLLMKQNLALDVARREAETAVHARNDFLAVMNHEMRTPIHAIIALSSLLQETELSPEQRLMVETILKSSNLLATLINDVLDLSRLEDGSLQLEIGTFNLHSLFREVLNLIKPIAAVKKLYVTLILSPDLIEHAVGDEKRLMQVLLNVVGNAIKFTKEGGVTVSAFVTKSDSLRDPRAPDFFPAHSDNHFYLRVEVKDTGSGINPQEIPKLFMKFVQSQPLATKNPGGSGLGLAICKRFVNLMEGHIWIESDGPGRGSTVIFIVKLGIPARLNESKLPFLHKAPGNQIELNFSGLKVVVMDDNSVGRMVTKGLLVHLGCDVLAVSSAEECVRAVSNEHKVVFLDVSMAAVDSFEVAVRMREKFSKRSERPFIVALTGNTERMIKEKCRKVGMDGVILKPVSVDKMRRVLSDILEHGYLVESQ, via the exons ATGGAGTATTGTAACTGCTTTGAGTCTCCATGGCCAGCTGATGAATTGTTGATGAAGTATCAGTATATATCAGATTTCTTTATAGCATTGGCGTATTTCTCAATCCCTTTGGAGTTGATATATTTTGTAAAGAAATCTGCTGTGTTTCCTTATAGATGGGTTCTCGTGCAGTTTGGTGCGTTTATTGTTCTCTGTGGAGCAACACACCTGATAAATTTGTGGACATTTAATATGCATACGAGGACTGTGGCAGTTGTAATGACTACAGCCAAAGTTTTGACAGCTGCTGTGTCTTGTGCAACAGCACTTATGCTAGTACATATCATCCCTGATCTATTAAGTGTAAAAACAAGGGagctatttttgaaaaataaggcTGCAGAACTAGACAGAGAAATGGGCCTGATCCGTACACAGGAAGAAACTGGTAGGCATGTTAGGATGCTAACTCATGAAATCAGAAGCACCCTTGATAGGCATACCATACTGAAGACTACTCTTGTGGAGCTAGGAAGAACGTTGGCTTTGGAAGAGTGTGCATTATGGATGCCGTCACAGACAGGGCTAGAGCTCAATCTTTCCTATACTCTCCACCACATAATGCCGGTTGGTCTGTCTGTGCCAATACAACTACCTGTAATCAATCAAGTATTCAATACTAGTCATGCTGTAAAAATCTCACCGAGCTCCCCTGTTGCTTGGCTTCGATCTTCTGGGAATAACATGCCAGGAGAGGTGGTTGCTGTGCGCGTTCCACTCCTGCATCTGTCCAATTTTCAGATCCATGATTGGCCTGAATTGTCAACTAAAAGATATGCTTTGCTGGTTTTAACGCTCCCTTCGAACAGTGCTAGACAGTGGCATGTACATGAGTTGGAGCTTGTTGAGGTGGTTGCAGATCAG GTTGCTGTTGCTCTCTCCCATGCTGCAATTCTAGAAGAATCAATGAAGGCAAGGGATCTTCTTATGAAACAGAATCTTGCCCTAGATGTGGCAAGAAGAGAAGCAGAGACAGCTGTGCATGCTCGTAACGATTTCTTGGCAGTCATGAATCATGAAATGAGAACTCCTATTCATGCAATAATTGCCTTGTCTTCCTTATTACAAGAAACTGAGCTGTCGCCTGAGCAACGTCTAATGGTTGAGACAATCTTGAAAAGTAGTAACCTGTTGGCTACCCTTATTAATGATGTATTGGATCTTTCGAGGCTTGAAGATGGTAGCCTTCAACTTGAGATAGGAACTTTCAACCTTCATTCACTTTTTAGGGAG GTACTTAATTTGATTAAACCTATCGCAGCAGTGAAGAAGTTATATGTTACTTTGATTTTGTCCCCTGATTTGATTGAACATGCTGTTGGCGATGAAAAAAGACTGATGCAAGTTCTACTGAATGTTGTTGGGAATGCTATTAAGTTTACGAAAGAGGGAGGTGTCACGGTATCGGCTTTTGTCACAAAGTCCGACTCTCTGAGAGATCCCCGAGCCCCTGACTTTTTTCCTGCACATAGTGATAACCATTTCTATTTGCGCGTAGAG GTAAAAGATACTGGTTCAGGAATTAACCCACAAGAGATTCCTAAGCTATTCATGAAATTTGTGCAGAGCCAACCACTTGCTACCAAAAATCCTGGTGGTAGTGGCCTTGGCCTAGCAATTTGTAAGAG GTTTGTGAATCTCATGGAGGGGCACATTTGGATTGAGAGTGATGGTCCTGGCAGGGGTTCTACTGTGATCTTCATTGTTAAACTGGGAATTCCCGCTCGCTTAAATGAATCCAAGCTTCCATTTTTGCACAAAGCCCCTGGAAATCAAATAGAGTTGAACTTTTCTGGGCTTAAAGTTGTTGTGATGGATGATAACAG TGTTGGTCGAATGGTAACTAAGGGCCTCCTTGTGCACCTAGGATGTGATGTATTGGCTGTTTCATCCGCAGAGGAGTGTGTTAGAGCTGTAAGTAATGAGCACAAGGTTGTTTTCCTGGACGTGAGCATGGCAGCTGTTGATAGTTTTGaagttgctgtacggatgcGGGAGAAGTTTTCAAAACGTTCAGAGAGACCTTTTATCGTTGCACTTACTGGAAACACAGAGAGAATGATAAAAGAGAAGTGTCGGAAGGTTGGTATGGATGGGGTCATACTGAAGCCCGTGTCTGTAGATAAAATGAGAAGAGTCCTCTCTGATATCTTAGAACATGGATACCTTGTCGAATCTCAGTAG
- the LOC121752390 gene encoding ethylene receptor 1-like isoform X2 translates to MHTRTVAVVMTTAKVLTAAVSCATALMLVHIIPDLLSVKTRELFLKNKAAELDREMGLIRTQEETGRHVRMLTHEIRSTLDRHTILKTTLVELGRTLALEECALWMPSQTGLELNLSYTLHHIMPVGLSVPIQLPVINQVFNTSHAVKISPSSPVAWLRSSGNNMPGEVVAVRVPLLHLSNFQIHDWPELSTKRYALLVLTLPSNSARQWHVHELELVEVVADQVAVALSHAAILEESMKARDLLMKQNLALDVARREAETAVHARNDFLAVMNHEMRTPIHAIIALSSLLQETELSPEQRLMVETILKSSNLLATLINDVLDLSRLEDGSLQLEIGTFNLHSLFREVLNLIKPIAAVKKLYVTLILSPDLIEHAVGDEKRLMQVLLNVVGNAIKFTKEGGVTVSAFVTKSDSLRDPRAPDFFPAHSDNHFYLRVEVKDTGSGINPQEIPKLFMKFVQSQPLATKNPGGSGLGLAICKRFVNLMEGHIWIESDGPGRGSTVIFIVKLGIPARLNESKLPFLHKAPGNQIELNFSGLKVVVMDDNSVGRMVTKGLLVHLGCDVLAVSSAEECVRAVSNEHKVVFLDVSMAAVDSFEVAVRMREKFSKRSERPFIVALTGNTERMIKEKCRKVGMDGVILKPVSVDKMRRVLSDILEHGYLVESQ, encoded by the exons ATGCATACGAGGACTGTGGCAGTTGTAATGACTACAGCCAAAGTTTTGACAGCTGCTGTGTCTTGTGCAACAGCACTTATGCTAGTACATATCATCCCTGATCTATTAAGTGTAAAAACAAGGGagctatttttgaaaaataaggcTGCAGAACTAGACAGAGAAATGGGCCTGATCCGTACACAGGAAGAAACTGGTAGGCATGTTAGGATGCTAACTCATGAAATCAGAAGCACCCTTGATAGGCATACCATACTGAAGACTACTCTTGTGGAGCTAGGAAGAACGTTGGCTTTGGAAGAGTGTGCATTATGGATGCCGTCACAGACAGGGCTAGAGCTCAATCTTTCCTATACTCTCCACCACATAATGCCGGTTGGTCTGTCTGTGCCAATACAACTACCTGTAATCAATCAAGTATTCAATACTAGTCATGCTGTAAAAATCTCACCGAGCTCCCCTGTTGCTTGGCTTCGATCTTCTGGGAATAACATGCCAGGAGAGGTGGTTGCTGTGCGCGTTCCACTCCTGCATCTGTCCAATTTTCAGATCCATGATTGGCCTGAATTGTCAACTAAAAGATATGCTTTGCTGGTTTTAACGCTCCCTTCGAACAGTGCTAGACAGTGGCATGTACATGAGTTGGAGCTTGTTGAGGTGGTTGCAGATCAG GTTGCTGTTGCTCTCTCCCATGCTGCAATTCTAGAAGAATCAATGAAGGCAAGGGATCTTCTTATGAAACAGAATCTTGCCCTAGATGTGGCAAGAAGAGAAGCAGAGACAGCTGTGCATGCTCGTAACGATTTCTTGGCAGTCATGAATCATGAAATGAGAACTCCTATTCATGCAATAATTGCCTTGTCTTCCTTATTACAAGAAACTGAGCTGTCGCCTGAGCAACGTCTAATGGTTGAGACAATCTTGAAAAGTAGTAACCTGTTGGCTACCCTTATTAATGATGTATTGGATCTTTCGAGGCTTGAAGATGGTAGCCTTCAACTTGAGATAGGAACTTTCAACCTTCATTCACTTTTTAGGGAG GTACTTAATTTGATTAAACCTATCGCAGCAGTGAAGAAGTTATATGTTACTTTGATTTTGTCCCCTGATTTGATTGAACATGCTGTTGGCGATGAAAAAAGACTGATGCAAGTTCTACTGAATGTTGTTGGGAATGCTATTAAGTTTACGAAAGAGGGAGGTGTCACGGTATCGGCTTTTGTCACAAAGTCCGACTCTCTGAGAGATCCCCGAGCCCCTGACTTTTTTCCTGCACATAGTGATAACCATTTCTATTTGCGCGTAGAG GTAAAAGATACTGGTTCAGGAATTAACCCACAAGAGATTCCTAAGCTATTCATGAAATTTGTGCAGAGCCAACCACTTGCTACCAAAAATCCTGGTGGTAGTGGCCTTGGCCTAGCAATTTGTAAGAG GTTTGTGAATCTCATGGAGGGGCACATTTGGATTGAGAGTGATGGTCCTGGCAGGGGTTCTACTGTGATCTTCATTGTTAAACTGGGAATTCCCGCTCGCTTAAATGAATCCAAGCTTCCATTTTTGCACAAAGCCCCTGGAAATCAAATAGAGTTGAACTTTTCTGGGCTTAAAGTTGTTGTGATGGATGATAACAG TGTTGGTCGAATGGTAACTAAGGGCCTCCTTGTGCACCTAGGATGTGATGTATTGGCTGTTTCATCCGCAGAGGAGTGTGTTAGAGCTGTAAGTAATGAGCACAAGGTTGTTTTCCTGGACGTGAGCATGGCAGCTGTTGATAGTTTTGaagttgctgtacggatgcGGGAGAAGTTTTCAAAACGTTCAGAGAGACCTTTTATCGTTGCACTTACTGGAAACACAGAGAGAATGATAAAAGAGAAGTGTCGGAAGGTTGGTATGGATGGGGTCATACTGAAGCCCGTGTCTGTAGATAAAATGAGAAGAGTCCTCTCTGATATCTTAGAACATGGATACCTTGTCGAATCTCAGTAG
- the LOC121752407 gene encoding chromatin modification-related protein MEAF6-like, with protein MDSEGQRTSANPSAMLAGLLGKRAKLHEELRSIEKQVYDMETGYLQDPSQCGNVLKGFEGFLSSSKNTTLLKRSRKFQPDDRLFSLSSVTSPAAEEIARDGGVTTNGPGKPKKGRGPREVKRRQSSEVDFDYEDDPDLM; from the exons ATGGATTCAGAAG GGCAACGAACATCTGCAAACCCATCCGCAATGCTGGCTGGTCTCTTGGGAAAAAGGGCTAAATTGCATGAAGAGCTCCGCAGCATCGAAAAGCAG GTGTATGATATGGAGACGGGTTATTTACAGGATCCTAGCCAATGTGGCAATGTCTTGAAAGGTTTTGAAGGGTTTTTGTCTTCTTCCAAGAACACTACACT CTTGAAACGATCAAGGAAGTTTCAGCCTGACGACAGGCTGTTCTCATTGTCCTCTGTCACTTCACCAGCT GCTGAAGAAATAGCAAGAGATGGTGGTGTAACAACAAATGGGCC TGGGAAACCGAAGAAAGGTAGAGGGCCGAGAGAGGTGAAGAGAAGACAATCTAGCGAAGTGGACTTCGACTATGAAGATGATCCCGATCTCATGTAG
- the LOC121752402 gene encoding 50S ribosomal protein L17-like, whose product MTKFRKLNRPTGHRMSMLRTMVSQLVKHERIETTVAKAKEVRRLADNMVQLGKEGTLCAARRAGAFVRGDDVIHKLFTELAYRYKDRAGGYTRMLRTRIRVGDAAPMAYIEFIDRENELRQAKPPTPPPPQRAAVDPWTRSRLTRQYAPPKVEKTSDSDS is encoded by the exons ATGACGAAATTCAGGAAGCTCAATCGGCCTACCGGCCACAGAATGTCCATGCTCAG GACAATGGTGTCGCAGCTAGTGAAGCACGAGCGAATCGAGACTACAGTTGCGAAG gcgaaggAAGTTCGTAGGCTTGCTGATAATATGGTGCAGCTCGGAAAAGAG GGTACATTATGTGCTGCGAGGCGTGCTGGTGCCTTTGTTCGTGGGGATGATGTCATCCACAAGTTATTTACGGAATTGGCCTATCGATACAA GGATAGAGCAGGTGGATACACAAGAATGCTTCGAACTCGTATACGAGTTGGTGATGCTGCACCGATGGCATACATTGA GTTTATAGATAGGGAGAATGAACTTAGGCAAGCAAAACCACCAACTCCACCACCACCGCAGAGGGCAGCCGTGGATCCATGGACTAGATCGCGACTCACCAGACAATATGCGCCACCTAAAGTGGAGAAGACCTCAGACTCTGATAGTTGA